In the Colwellia sp. 20A7 genome, one interval contains:
- the ppiC gene encoding peptidylprolyl isomerase PpiC, translating into MSSASAVHILVKSEKLAREIIKLLAKGEPFAKLAKKHSICTSGKKGGDLGEFKKGQMVKGFDEVVFKKPVLKVHGPVKTRFGYHVIKTLYRT; encoded by the coding sequence ATGTCATCAGCAAGTGCAGTTCATATATTGGTAAAATCGGAAAAACTTGCAAGAGAGATTATAAAGCTTCTTGCTAAAGGGGAACCTTTTGCCAAATTAGCAAAAAAACACTCAATATGTACCTCTGGCAAAAAAGGAGGCGATTTAGGTGAGTTTAAAAAAGGTCAAATGGTTAAAGGCTTTGATGAAGTTGTCTTTAAAAAACCGGTACTCAAAGTTCATGGACCAGTAAAAACAAGATTTGGATACCATGTTATTAAAACGCTTTACCGAACTTAG